GGCAGATGCCGACTCGCAGAGGTACACGTAAGACACGTCGTGACAGGCAGGCCCGCGACACGGATAGAGCCACACACAGATTCCTCGGGGCCGCGGGTTTGCAGACAAACTGAGACACAGACCCGCACCTGATAGTGTGAGACCCAGAAGGCCCCAGGGGTAGGTGTGCGAAGAGAACAGCATACACAAAACGGTAAGAAATCCCAGGCCAGCGGCGCCTGGGGGGGTCTCAGTCGGTTTCAgcgccccactcttgatttcggctcgggtcatgatctcacggtttgtgggttggagccccgcgtcgagctctgcgctgacagtgtggaccctgcttgggattctctctctctctctctctctctctctgtctctctctctctccatgcccctccccccgccccccctcctgctcccgcctgcactctctctctcaaaataaataaataaacattaaaaaaaaaaaaaaaaaaaaaacacaaaatcaggACACCTACAGTTAGCACCCAGGGTAAGAACAGACATGCAAACCCACACAATCGAGGGATATGAACAATAGGTAACAATCGGAGGTAACAACAGGCAGACCACAGAGACCTCAGTGGGCACAGTGATATCCTAGGACCAACAGAggcccacccccccacacacccacacacacggAGAAGCCCCACACACCATGTCCTTCAATTAACGCCTTGtttgtcccttcccttcctccccagcttaACCAAAAATTGAGCAGCCCCCTGGTCTCCTTGGGCCCCAGAGCAAGAGGTGTGTgtctggggagtgggggtggggagatggccTTGGTCACTGCCGAGCCACCTCCCCCTTCTGCCCTGGCCCCACTGCTGCGGGGGCTGCTATCTATGAGCAAACTGTCCTTGGGGTCAGGGACAGCAAAGAGCCAAAGGTCAGGTCgatgcctcccccagcccctcccccagaggcAGCCAGCTCCTGGGGGCCAGGGAAACGACAATTCaggtgttcaagccccacagggcCCGCCGGCTAAGGAAACGAGACATTCAACGAGAGGCAGAAACAGTGCCTTTAATGGTCAAACACAGCCAGTATCCCGCTTCCCAGGCAAGAACCAGATTTCAGTAGAAGTTTCCCACACCCTAGCCAGTCCTTTCTGGATTCTCCTGGACCAGAGAGGGGGAATAGGCTCCCGAAAAAAACAAGGAATATTCTCACCTGCATTCCTCACTCAACTCGCACCAAAGAGATGGTGGTGACATGGCCAACACAGGGGCTGTGATAGCCGTCATGGTTCACTGGTTACGTCAGCCAACCAAGATAGTGGCCATCATGGCACCCAATGGGCCAAATAAAGATGTTATGCAGGATGTTGGCCAACTTGGCACCTCCTATGCCAAGAAGTTCCCCAAGAAAGAAGGGACCACAGCCCCCAACGGGGCAAATAAGTTGTAATTGCGATGGTGTCACCATCACATGCAAAGGGTCGGTCAAGAGGATGTCCGTCACCATGTCCAAAGGGCCAGCTAAGATGTCATCCAAGATGGCAGCCATCAGAGCACCCAATGGATCAACTTATAACATCGATCAATACGGCAGTCTTTGTAACACCCAGCGGGCCCACCACCATGTCAATGGCAGTTATCACAGTACCCAAAGGATAGACATGACGCCCACAGAGACAGCAGTCACCACAGTAACAGACCAGCCAAGATGTTGACTGACGGGACAAGCAAAGTGTCACCAGGTGGGTCAGGCCCCAAGGGCCAGATGGTGGGAGCTACAGCCATACCCCACCCACCACGCTCCCACGCCCCTGCTAGGATGCGTTAAGCAGAGAGCGGGAATAGACACCCTGGTAGTAcaccccaggctccccaccctctgccccataGCCCCCAAACCCCACGTCCAGTTTAGGAGGTGCTGGTGTCTGCTCCGACATCAGGTTGTTGATGGAGAAGGGGTGGTTGAAATTGTAGGgtgcatccagcttcagctcccCTGGGAGCTCCAGGCCAGCGAAGtagggggtggaggaagggggagagccACAGTCCAGAGCCCCCACGTCTTCCCCACCCTGGGCCTCGGGCTCAGGCGgcggaggctggggctgggggggagagGTGACCGTGGCAGCAGGCGTGGTGGCCGGGGCGGCAGACCCTGCACTGTTCCTGGAGGTGGACGTCCCGCCAGCCCCCTTCTTCACCTTCTCCTCCAGCTTGAAGCGCTTCTGGCGGCGGAGGTAGCAGCCATTCTCAAACATGTTACCTGAGCTGGGGTGCAGGGCCCAGTAGGAGCCCTTGCCTGGCTTGTCTGGGGAGCGCGCCACCTTGACAAAGCAGTCGTTGAAAGACAGGGAGTGGCGGATGGAGTTCTGCCAGCGCTGCTGGTTCTCCCGGTAGTAAGGGAAGAGGTCCATGATCCACTGGTAGATCTCACTCAGGGTCAGCATTTTGCCCGGCGCCTGCTGGATGGCCATGGTGATGAGCGAGATGTAGGAATATGGCGGCTTGGCATGGGCCAGTGGCCTCCGGTAGCCTTTTGGCACCTCCTTCCCGTGCACCAGCCCCGGGCCCGGGCCCCCATACCCTGAGCTGCTGCCTCCACCAGTGCTGGCACCCAGGCCCGGGAAGGTGGGCCCCAGGGGTGCCGCGGGGGCTGGGGGCGCCAGCGGTCCTGAGGGCAGCGGAGAGGCAGGGAGCCCCCCGGGGGGGTAGGGAGAGCTCAGAGGGTTCAGGGTCATGTAGGAGTTGAGGGGGGCCATGGTGGGCACTGGGGTCACCGGTGAATAGACCTGCAAGGAAGAAGGACACAAGGGGAGAGGTCAGTGAGCTTCTACTCTGCTGGTCAGCAAAGGATCACTGGCCCCCTCTGTGCATCTATCCGTCTGTCTGCCTTGCCTTTTCTACAAAGTCCCTCCCATCCTTACCTCTCTCTGTGGATGGCTGTCTCttgaagtctctctctcttctccgtCCTCATGCACCCCATCCCTGacctcaccctccaccccccccccggccccccgtaTACTGAAGCTCACCCTTtaagtggttctcaaagtgtggcccaggACACCCTGGAGAGTCTCCAAGACCCTTTCAGGGTGTCcatgaggtcaaaactatttgCGTATAATGCTAAGATATTACTAGCccttttcactttctctcatGAGTAtccagtggagttttccagaggccaCGGGGCAGGGGACATCGCAACAGACCAAATGTAGGAGCAGCCACAAGAATCCAGCTGTCTCCTATTGAACCAGACACTGAAGAGATTTGCCAAAAATATAACAGTGCCACTCCTCTCACTACATGTTTTGAAATATAGTTATCCTATCCTATTCTATTTTGTTCAATTATTTTGttatcctctcctctcctctcctctcctgttctattctattctgttctattatttttttatcctctcctctcctctcctctcctatcttattctatcctatcctatcctatcctatcctatcctatcctattttgttctattatttttttttatcctctcctctcctctcctctcctctcctctcctctcctctcctgttctattctattttgttctattatttttttaagtaggctccatgcccaatgtggggcttgaactgacaagtCTAAGActggccaactgagccagccgggtacCTCGAaatatactcattcattcattcgttttgagagagagacagaggcaaagtgaaagagagagagaatcttaagcagcttccGCAAtgagcgtggagcccaactcggggcttgatcccatgatcctggggtcaGGACCTGCACCAACATCAACAGTCGGAAGCTTgactgaccaaaccacccaggcacccccaaagtatagttattttaacaaaaaacacagtatttatactaaaaaattattttatttttttattaaaaatatttgtaatgtttatttttgaaacggagacagagctcaagcgggggaggggcagaaagagagagggagacacagaagctgaaacaggctccaggctctgagcggtcagcacggagcccgacgtggggctcgaacccacgaaccgcgagatcacgacctgagcggaagcagacgcttcaccgactgagccacccaggtccccctaaaaaagtattatttttaaactaattaatccatatcttaaaaattttctcaGTTGTAATCTCAAatgcagtcatttttttttagtgcagTAACTCCTGATAGACATGATCCACATGAATGAAAGCTGTTTGGGGTCCTCAATAACTTTTTAAGCGTGTAAAGAGGTCTTGAAactgaaaaaattgaaaactgcTGATCTCTCCAAACATCTCATCTACGTGGGTACTCTCCATCAATCTTTTAGGTTACAGAATTACAGTGGTTATAGGTCAAAAATGTTTCAGTATCCAAAATGATAGATTTCaatctaatgtgtgtgtgtgtgtgtgtgtgtgtgtaaaatgtgtatttcttttgagagagagagagcgccagcagggacggggcagagaaagagggagaaagggagaattccaagcaggctcactgctgccagtgcagagcccaacttggggcttgaactcacaaaccgtgagatcatgacctgagccaaaatcaagaactgaatgctcaaccaactgagccacccaggcgcccccccccccccgcccccaaccaccACAacctaatatattttatgtagttACAATGTATCATCCAATCTAAGACATCCTCATTGGTAAGATGCAGCCTTGTTTCAAGTAGCAATAAGAATGGGGGGAAGAAAACAGGGTCAGTCCCTCAACGCTATTGACTAGAAGACCCATTCCAGACTGTAAAACATTTCAGAAACGTTCAAATGGGGAAAAACACGCATCTGCACTCAGTGGAATACGGCAGACGTTGCTAAGTCTCTCTAAATAACCCTCTATTCTTTCATCCATTGAACAAATATCTATTGGCCACCTACTTTGTGCCGGGCACAGCTCCAAACGCTTCACGGGGAAGGGTCTCCTTTTCAACCTTTACAAAGGTACTATGGGGGAGGTGCTATGATGACACCCATCGCATAGCTGGgcaagctgaggcccagagaggcagtccagggtcacacagtaagAAGGGGGCAGAACTGGGATTCTGAATttaggcagtctggctccagaccaCCACTCGGGATCGTGCTATAGAAGCAGTGACCAAGACAGATGCAAATGCCTCCCTTCGCAGACCTGACAGTCTAGCAGGAAGTGAACAAGACAAACAAGGAAAACGTAAAGCGGAGATTTCTCCCTTCTGGTGTGCATTTACCCTCCCATCCACTGTCTACCGTCGTCTCTCCCTCACAGCCCCGtctgccctgctccctccccacgCTGGGGTCTCCTGAGGCTCTATTTGGCTCTATTTCCTATTTCCGGGAGGAGCCACCTTTGCGGTGAGTCAGTGGGTCCTGTCTTAGACCCTGTCACTGCAAGGGTCTGCAGGTCCCAAAGTCCTGAGAGAAAAGGGAATTGCCAGGGTCActcagagagccagagacaggtGGGAACCAACCCTAGTCTGAGGGCAGGtagagaatctctctctctctctcatgaactTTCAGGTAGCTCTTTTGTCTCCTGTCTCTGAATCTCCCAGCTGGCTCCATGTGTATCTGTccatctctttccctgtctcagaacctctgtgctcctcccctctctcactcCGCGGCTCCCTCCGTCTCTACTCCCCCTCTACTCCCCGATCTCTTCTAGCCGCCGtgtccctccccatctctttctcGCCCCTCTCTTTTCACCCCCTTctccagtctctccctctccctcatctctccccaacccccctgcctttccctcctcctctttccaaccccatctctctctcccccaccctatctctccctgtctctctctatcccactCCCCTGCCATGGCTCTTCCCCTCCAGCACATCTCTGTATCTCTGTTCTCTCCATTCAGCATCGCCGTCTCCCCAGAAGCCTCACAATGAAACTGGGAGTCACAGCTACCCCTCCTCCCTGCACCggtctccccaccaccaccttggCTGTGTCTGTTTTCTCCCCAGAATGAGGGAAGCGGGTCCTTCGGAGCTGAAGGGAGGCAGTGGACTCAGGGGCATCCACAGAGAGTTGGTAAATCCCTCTGCAACCTCCGCTCCAATTCTCCGACTCCATCGGACTCCTTTGTATCACAGAGGAAGACTGACCAGGACCCCAGGGCCCTCCTTTTCTGGTCCCCACCCACCCGGAAGTCCTCCTTCGCATCTGACCTCAAGCTCTCCTGCTGCCCTAATCCACCCTGGGCTTTCCCACGCCCTAGGGCTGGGATGAACCCCCAGTGTCCGGGTGTGAGCCTGTGAACCGGATCTCCCCAGCCAGGGCGGGGCTGAGACTGGGGGGAAGCCTTCAGGGGACCTGCACCCCCATCCCAGGAGGCTGGaatttctctcctttcatttccttattgtCTCTGAGGAAGGGTGTGACAGCGGGCAGAGGAAGGCGGTGTGAAACCAGAAGCCTAGTTTTTGGTCCCAGCCCCAGTCCAGATCCTCAAGCAGCCCCCCAACACTCGGAGAGGCTTCGGGGTTCCCATCTCTAACAGGGGGGAGCCCTCGGACCAGCTGATCTGTAGAACTGGAGTCCAGGGGGGACACCCCAGGGTGCTAACTTTCCAATTTCCTTCCAGATGGGGAGCCTGATCCGGGGTGTCAATCACCCCAGCAGGAGGGTGCTGTGCGCAAGAAGCAGTTTGGGGACCCTCTTAGTTCTTAGATGCTGAGTGAGTGCAGATGTTTCTCTATTGTTCAGACCCAAGGGGGAGGAGGTGGCTTTGCTGGTGGCTGATCCAAAGGCTGGGGACACCATCAGATCGTATTTCCATTTCCAGCCCCCAACATGCCAACTCTTCCAAAATATGCCCCCCAGTGCTAATCCTCTCTAGACTCTCTAGACTGTCCTTGGATTTCTGACAGATTCCCTACAAATTCTTAAACTTCAGACTGTGCCCCAAATGGCAACTCCTCTGTCCTTAGACCCCGCAGGGCTTACTTCTTCAAGAtgtgcccccccccaacacaGATCGGCAGTTGGTTCTCTTAAATCATGTCCCCAGGCTGAACTCTCTAGGGGTTCGGCTGGGATCCCTCACTCCCTGGGAGCCTCCACGTCGGACCTGGTCCGTGCCTTCCCCACTGCACAACCGATATCTCCAGTAGGTCCCAGCTCCGTCTCTCAGCACCCCCAATCCCTTCCCTGGTCGGCCCGCCCCACCCCACGTGCACCTCACACCTCCACAGCCCCAGGACTGGCCCCTCCCGGGCACCCTGCCAAGCCCCGCAGGCCTGGGGAACCAGGAGTCCCACCCTAAGCTTCAAACCCCAGACCCAGAACTCAGGCACGGTGGGGCCCCTGGAACCTCCAGATCTCAGAATCTTTGGAGCTCTCAGCCATTCCAGCCCCACTCCCACCTGAAGCCCAAAGCCTCCTTCCAGGTTAGGAACCCAAGTGTCTGGACCCCCATAATCCTCCTACCAGGACCCCTCCCCGGTCACTTCACAATCTTGACTCTCTGGAAAGAATGAGCCAAGGGGGAGCCCTTGCAGCAACTGGAATGGGAGTTAGACTTG
This genomic interval from Panthera leo isolate Ple1 chromosome E2, P.leo_Ple1_pat1.1, whole genome shotgun sequence contains the following:
- the FOXA3 gene encoding hepatocyte nuclear factor 3-gamma, giving the protein MLGSVKMEAHDLAEWSYYPEAGEVYSPVTPVPTMAPLNSYMTLNPLSSPYPPGGLPASPLPSGPLAPPAPAAPLGPTFPGLGASTGGGSSSGYGGPGPGLVHGKEVPKGYRRPLAHAKPPYSYISLITMAIQQAPGKMLTLSEIYQWIMDLFPYYRENQQRWQNSIRHSLSFNDCFVKVARSPDKPGKGSYWALHPSSGNMFENGCYLRRQKRFKLEEKVKKGAGGTSTSRNSAGSAAPATTPAATVTSPPQPQPPPPEPEAQGGEDVGALDCGSPPSSTPYFAGLELPGELKLDAPYNFNHPFSINNLMSEQTPAPPKLDVGFGGYGAEGGEPGVYYQGVYSRSLLNAS